Proteins encoded in a region of the Streptomyces sp. PCS3-D2 genome:
- a CDS encoding universal stress protein, which produces MSNAPVIAAVDGSEHSLKALQWARGAALRHATGLLVAHVLPDHAQLYAGRRASLHDASEPQEYPDPVHDWVRSVLGEGAALPDGVRYESLEGSVPEALRVIGAGALMLVMGSRGRGGFASLLLGSSSRAVASTAPCPVVVVPHAERDAGAASEASAGRVVLGLHAAETPDDVLSFAFAEAAVRGTTVQVVSAYAVPPAPALVIDRPFEVVPPEGLADGGDGVPAEREMLRSQAQRLEPLRARFPDVPVEQAAVPGDPAGRLVDASRSAALVVVGRHHPRRTAMSLQIGSVAHAVLHHAHGPVAIVPTLRDEA; this is translated from the coding sequence GTGAGCAACGCACCGGTGATCGCAGCCGTCGACGGGTCCGAGCACAGCCTCAAGGCCCTTCAGTGGGCGCGGGGCGCCGCCCTGCGGCACGCTACCGGGCTTCTCGTCGCCCACGTACTGCCCGATCACGCCCAGTTGTACGCGGGCCGCCGGGCGTCCCTGCACGACGCCTCCGAACCGCAGGAGTACCCCGACCCGGTGCACGACTGGGTCAGGAGCGTGCTCGGCGAGGGCGCCGCGCTGCCGGACGGGGTCCGGTACGAGTCCCTGGAGGGCTCCGTCCCCGAGGCGCTGCGGGTGATCGGTGCGGGCGCCCTGATGCTCGTGATGGGCTCGCGGGGCCGTGGCGGGTTCGCCAGCCTGCTGCTCGGGTCGAGCAGCAGGGCGGTGGCCTCGACCGCCCCGTGCCCCGTGGTGGTGGTCCCGCACGCCGAGCGCGATGCCGGGGCCGCCTCCGAGGCGTCCGCCGGACGCGTGGTGCTCGGGCTGCACGCCGCCGAGACCCCCGACGACGTACTGTCCTTCGCCTTCGCGGAGGCGGCCGTGCGGGGGACCACCGTCCAGGTGGTCTCCGCCTACGCCGTCCCGCCCGCGCCGGCCCTGGTGATCGACCGGCCCTTCGAGGTGGTCCCGCCGGAGGGACTCGCCGACGGTGGGGACGGCGTACCGGCCGAACGGGAGATGCTCCGCTCGCAGGCGCAGCGGTTGGAGCCGCTGCGCGCGCGCTTCCCGGACGTCCCCGTCGAGCAGGCCGCCGTCCCCGGGGACCCGGCGGGCCGGCTCGTCGACGCCTCCCGGTCGGCGGCCCTGGTGGTGGTCGGCCGCCACCACCCCAGGCGCACCGCCATGTCCCTGCAGATCGGCTCGGTGGCCCATGCCGTACTCCACCACGCGCACGGCCCGGTCGCGATCGTCCCGACGCTCAGGGACGAGGCCTGA
- the upp gene encoding uracil phosphoribosyltransferase: protein MRLQVVDHPLVAHKLTTLRDKRTDSATFRRLADELVTLLAYEATRDVRTEQADIETPVAPTTGVKLSAPRPLIVPILRAGLGMLDGMVRLLPTAEVGFMGMVRNEETLEASTYATRMPEDLSGRQVYVVDPMLATGGTLVAAIQELIKRGADDVTAVVLLAAPEGVEVMERDLAGTPVTVVTAAVDERLNEHGYIVPGLGDAGDRMYGSAE, encoded by the coding sequence GTGCGTTTGCAGGTCGTCGATCACCCCTTGGTGGCGCACAAACTCACCACCCTGCGCGACAAGCGCACCGATTCCGCCACCTTCCGGCGGCTGGCCGATGAGCTGGTGACCCTGCTCGCCTACGAGGCCACCCGTGACGTGCGCACCGAGCAGGCCGACATCGAGACGCCGGTCGCCCCGACCACGGGCGTGAAGCTCTCGGCCCCCCGGCCGCTGATCGTCCCGATCCTGCGGGCGGGCCTGGGCATGCTGGACGGCATGGTGCGGCTGCTGCCGACCGCCGAGGTGGGCTTCATGGGCATGGTCCGCAACGAGGAGACGCTGGAGGCCTCCACGTACGCGACCCGCATGCCGGAGGACCTCTCCGGTCGCCAGGTCTACGTCGTGGACCCGATGCTCGCCACCGGCGGCACGCTCGTCGCGGCGATCCAGGAACTGATCAAGCGTGGCGCCGACGACGTCACGGCCGTGGTGCTGCTGGCCGCGCCCGAGGGCGTCGAGGTCATGGAGCGCGACCTGGCGGGCACGCCGGTGACGGTCGTGACGGCCGCGGTGGACGAGCGGCTCAACGAGCACGGCTACATCGTGCCGGGCCTGGGCGACGCCGGTGACCGGATGTACGGCTCGGCGGAGTAG
- a CDS encoding LytR C-terminal domain-containing protein, giving the protein MSMLTPPGMGGKYRVTGTAYPRMSRKRSRRRIVLAVLGSALALALVGYGALQLIGVFRGDGPKRNTAAGAKDCPTKSPEAAAKGGAPAAAATASAPAGPAVVLPQPGTITVNVFNATQRAGLAKAVGDELAKRGFLVGTVGNAPADFDKKVPGTGILLGSPTTDKAVFAVLGTQLPGTTQQTDTRETADVDLILGDAFQQLSTKEDADKALALLANPAPAPAKNC; this is encoded by the coding sequence ATGAGCATGCTCACTCCCCCCGGCATGGGCGGAAAGTACCGCGTCACGGGGACCGCCTACCCCCGCATGAGCCGTAAGCGGAGCCGACGCCGGATCGTCCTCGCCGTGCTCGGCTCGGCCCTCGCGCTTGCCCTGGTCGGCTACGGGGCACTGCAGCTCATCGGCGTGTTCCGCGGCGACGGGCCCAAGCGGAACACGGCTGCCGGTGCCAAGGACTGCCCGACGAAATCGCCCGAGGCAGCGGCCAAGGGCGGCGCCCCGGCGGCCGCCGCCACGGCGTCCGCACCCGCAGGTCCGGCGGTGGTACTCCCCCAGCCCGGCACGATCACGGTCAACGTCTTCAACGCGACCCAGCGGGCGGGTCTGGCCAAGGCCGTCGGTGACGAACTGGCCAAACGCGGCTTCCTCGTCGGCACCGTCGGCAACGCCCCGGCCGACTTCGACAAGAAGGTCCCCGGGACCGGGATACTGCTGGGCTCCCCGACGACCGACAAGGCCGTCTTCGCCGTGCTCGGCACCCAGCTCCCCGGCACCACCCAGCAGACCGACACCCGTGAGACCGCGGACGTCGACCTGATCCTGGGCGACGCCTTCCAACAGCTCAGCACGAAGGAGGACGCGGACAAGGCGCTGGCCCTCCTGGCCAACCCCGCGCCCGCGCCCGCCAAGAACTGCTGA
- a CDS encoding type II toxin-antitoxin system VapB family antitoxin: MIFKRIGSGRPYPDHGRETTRQWADVAPRPVRLDQLVTTKGQLDLETLLAEDSTFYGDLFAHVVKWQGDLYLEDGLHRAVRAALQQRQVLHARVLEMD; encoded by the coding sequence GTGATCTTCAAGCGCATCGGAAGCGGGCGGCCGTACCCCGACCACGGCAGGGAAACCACCCGGCAGTGGGCGGACGTCGCGCCGCGCCCGGTCCGGCTCGACCAGCTCGTGACGACCAAGGGCCAGCTGGACCTCGAAACGCTGCTCGCCGAGGACTCCACCTTCTACGGCGACCTGTTCGCCCATGTCGTGAAGTGGCAGGGCGACCTCTATCTGGAGGACGGGCTGCACCGCGCCGTGCGCGCGGCTCTGCAGCAGCGTCAGGTGCTGCACGCCCGCGTCCTGGAGATGGACTGA
- a CDS encoding helicase HerA-like domain-containing protein: MGESTDATTVADPTGPAGQIAAGYAFTGPALDLGALLWDGACLPDHRIRICLSMLNRHGLVAGATGTGKTKTLQLVAEQLSAHGVPVFLADVKGDVSGITAPGTRGERIDERARDVAQSWEPTGYPGEFYSLGGIGPGIPVRSTVTAFGPVLLAKVLRLNQTQEQSLGLIFHYADTKGLELIDLKDLRAVVAFLVSDRGKAELKGIGGLSTATAGVILRALTAFEAQGAAEFFGEPAFDTGEFLRTAADGRGVVSVLELPAVQDRPQLFSTFLMWLLADLYTDLPEVGDLDKPKLVFFFDEAHLLFGGASKAFLESVTQTVRLIRSKGVGVFFVTQTPKDVPADVLAQLGNRVQHALRAFTPDDAKALKAAAKTFPYSAYDLEKLLTGLGTGEAVVTVLGENGAPTPVAATRLRAPQSLMAPIAAADLEQAAKASPLWSRYAQPVDRESAYERISAEQAAAEARAEAAAAAAAAEKESEAARKEAARAAGRGAPKAARSPAEQVLGSGLFRSLARSIGTQLGREISRSVFGTARRRR; this comes from the coding sequence ATGGGTGAGAGCACCGACGCCACCACCGTCGCGGACCCGACGGGCCCGGCCGGACAGATCGCCGCCGGGTACGCCTTCACCGGACCCGCGCTCGATCTGGGCGCCCTCCTCTGGGACGGCGCGTGCCTGCCCGATCACCGGATCCGCATTTGCCTGTCGATGCTCAACCGGCACGGGCTGGTCGCCGGCGCCACCGGCACCGGCAAGACCAAGACGCTCCAGCTCGTCGCCGAGCAGCTGTCGGCGCACGGGGTCCCCGTCTTCCTCGCCGACGTCAAGGGCGACGTCTCGGGGATCACCGCACCCGGTACGCGCGGCGAGCGGATCGACGAGCGGGCCCGGGACGTGGCCCAGAGCTGGGAGCCCACCGGCTACCCGGGCGAGTTCTACTCGCTGGGTGGGATCGGCCCCGGCATCCCGGTCAGGTCGACCGTCACCGCCTTCGGCCCGGTGCTGTTGGCGAAGGTGCTCCGGCTCAACCAGACCCAGGAGCAATCCCTCGGCCTGATCTTCCACTACGCCGACACCAAGGGCTTGGAGCTGATCGACCTCAAGGACCTGCGCGCGGTCGTCGCCTTCCTCGTGTCCGACCGGGGAAAGGCGGAGCTCAAGGGCATCGGCGGACTGTCCACGGCGACTGCCGGGGTGATCCTGCGGGCGCTGACCGCCTTCGAGGCGCAGGGGGCCGCGGAGTTCTTCGGCGAGCCCGCGTTCGACACGGGCGAGTTCCTGCGCACGGCCGCCGACGGCCGCGGGGTGGTCTCCGTCCTGGAACTCCCCGCGGTCCAGGACCGGCCGCAGCTCTTCTCCACCTTCCTGATGTGGCTGCTCGCCGACCTGTACACCGACCTGCCGGAGGTCGGCGACCTGGACAAGCCCAAGCTCGTCTTCTTCTTCGACGAGGCCCATCTGCTCTTCGGCGGGGCCTCGAAGGCATTCCTGGAGTCGGTCACCCAGACCGTCCGGCTGATCCGCTCCAAGGGCGTCGGCGTCTTCTTCGTGACGCAGACCCCCAAGGACGTGCCGGCCGACGTGCTCGCCCAGCTCGGCAACCGCGTGCAGCACGCCCTGCGCGCCTTCACCCCCGACGACGCCAAGGCGCTGAAGGCGGCCGCGAAGACCTTCCCGTACTCCGCCTACGACCTGGAGAAGCTGCTCACCGGGCTGGGCACCGGCGAGGCCGTGGTCACCGTGCTCGGCGAGAACGGCGCCCCCACCCCGGTCGCGGCGACCCGGCTGCGCGCCCCGCAGTCCCTGATGGCACCGATCGCGGCGGCCGACCTGGAGCAGGCCGCGAAGGCCTCGCCGCTCTGGTCGCGCTACGCCCAGCCGGTCGACCGCGAGTCGGCGTACGAGAGGATCAGCGCCGAACAGGCCGCCGCGGAGGCCCGGGCGGAGGCGGCCGCCGCGGCCGCCGCGGCCGAGAAGGAGTCCGAGGCGGCGCGGAAGGAGGCCGCGAGGGCGGCCGGCCGGGGTGCTCCGAAGGCGGCCCGCTCCCCGGCCGAGCAGGTCCTGGGCAGCGGGCTGTTCCGGTCGCTCGCCCGGTCGATCGGAACCCAGCTGGGTCGGGAGATCTCGCGCTCCGTCTTCGGTACGGCGCGCAGGCGTCGATGA
- the opcA gene encoding glucose-6-phosphate dehydrogenase assembly protein OpcA, giving the protein MRTELTDTTSSKVNRALLAARRAIGSPTMGLVLTLVVVTDEENAYDAVRAASEASHEHPCRIIAVIKRVSRGPHKLRASRVDAELRVGSDAGAGELVVLRLHGALTEQAGSVVLPLLVPDAPVVAWWPADAPADLARDPLGALAQRRITDAAAAFDPVGVLDERAAGYQPGDTDLAWTRLTPWRALLAAALDQTPLPVTGAAVESEPDNASAELLARWLEDRLGVPVDRIATDGPVITGVVLHTTGGDIRVDRPAGALATLILPGSPDRRVALKIRSGAELIAEELRRLDADVVYGSALRRRPLQAGLSA; this is encoded by the coding sequence ATGCGGACCGAACTCACCGACACCACGTCCAGCAAGGTCAATCGGGCCCTGCTCGCAGCACGACGGGCGATAGGCAGCCCCACCATGGGGCTGGTGCTGACGCTCGTCGTCGTCACCGACGAGGAGAACGCCTACGACGCCGTACGTGCGGCCTCCGAGGCCTCGCACGAGCACCCGTGCCGCATCATCGCGGTCATCAAGCGGGTCTCGCGCGGCCCGCACAAGCTCCGCGCGAGTCGGGTGGACGCCGAACTCCGGGTCGGGTCGGACGCCGGGGCCGGGGAGCTCGTGGTGCTGCGCCTGCACGGGGCGCTGACCGAGCAGGCCGGATCGGTCGTGCTGCCGCTGCTGGTGCCGGACGCGCCGGTGGTGGCCTGGTGGCCGGCCGATGCCCCCGCCGACCTGGCGCGCGACCCGTTGGGCGCGCTCGCGCAGCGCCGGATCACGGACGCGGCCGCCGCCTTCGACCCGGTGGGCGTGCTCGACGAGCGGGCCGCCGGCTACCAGCCGGGCGACACCGACCTGGCCTGGACCCGGCTCACGCCGTGGCGGGCGCTGCTGGCCGCGGCCCTGGACCAGACTCCGCTGCCGGTGACCGGGGCGGCGGTGGAGAGCGAACCCGACAACGCGAGCGCCGAGCTGCTGGCGCGCTGGTTGGAGGACCGGCTCGGCGTGCCGGTGGACCGGATCGCCACGGACGGCCCCGTCATCACCGGGGTGGTGCTGCACACCACGGGCGGGGACATCCGGGTGGACCGGCCCGCTGGTGCGCTCGCCACCCTGATCCTGCCGGGGAGCCCCGACCGCAGGGTGGCCCTGAAGATCCGCAGCGGCGCCGAACTGATCGCGGAGGAACTGCGCCGCCTCGACGCGGACGTGGTCTACGGCTCCGCGCTGCGGCGGCGGCCGCTCCAGGCGGGGCTCTCGGCATAG
- a CDS encoding cupin domain-containing protein: protein MTQIATRAATAEAVQDAPGSLITLLTDTAELTCNTAAFEEGAAGAPVHFHTRATEFFHVTAGRLDVLVGDEVQTLGAGDFIAIPPGVKHAFAPAPGHTASVFVGFTPGMGRFDYYRLLGRVHAGEATVQDIKDSSAAYDNHYAESPAWSGRRRSAEP, encoded by the coding sequence ATGACACAGATCGCGACCCGCGCCGCCACCGCCGAGGCCGTCCAGGACGCCCCCGGCAGCCTCATCACGCTGCTGACCGACACCGCCGAGCTCACCTGCAACACCGCCGCCTTCGAGGAGGGCGCGGCGGGCGCCCCGGTGCACTTCCACACCAGGGCCACCGAGTTCTTCCACGTCACCGCGGGGCGCCTCGACGTCCTCGTCGGCGACGAGGTCCAGACCCTGGGCGCCGGCGACTTCATCGCGATTCCGCCGGGGGTGAAGCACGCCTTCGCCCCCGCCCCCGGCCACACGGCGAGCGTCTTCGTCGGCTTCACCCCCGGCATGGGCCGCTTCGACTACTACCGGCTCCTCGGCCGGGTCCACGCGGGCGAGGCCACCGTGCAGGACATCAAGGACAGCTCGGCGGCCTACGACAACCACTATGCCGAGAGCCCCGCCTGGAGCGGCCGCCGCCGCAGCGCGGAGCCGTAG
- a CDS encoding HhH-GPD-type base excision DNA repair protein, whose amino-acid sequence MDKDITIRLAQQPDADALLGRSPLAALVGMLLDQQVPMEWAFSGPWTIAQRLGSDDLDAHAIAAYDPEAFAALLSEKPAVHRYPGSMATRIQQLCAYLVEHYGGDAEAVWADAATGQELLGRLKALPGFGEQKAQIFLALLGKRFGVRPTGWREAAGGYGRANVYRSAADITGPESLAKVRAHKQEMKAAAKAAKTAKTAKATEAAKTEGGS is encoded by the coding sequence ATGGACAAGGACATCACCATCCGGCTGGCACAGCAGCCCGACGCCGACGCGCTGCTCGGCCGGAGCCCGCTCGCCGCACTCGTCGGAATGCTGCTGGACCAGCAGGTGCCGATGGAGTGGGCGTTCTCCGGGCCCTGGACGATCGCCCAGCGGCTCGGCTCCGACGACCTGGACGCGCACGCGATCGCCGCCTACGACCCGGAGGCCTTCGCCGCCCTGCTCTCGGAGAAGCCCGCCGTGCACCGGTACCCGGGGTCGATGGCCACGCGGATCCAGCAGCTGTGCGCGTACCTGGTGGAGCACTACGGCGGAGACGCCGAGGCCGTCTGGGCCGACGCGGCGACGGGGCAGGAGCTGCTGGGGAGGCTCAAGGCGCTGCCGGGCTTCGGGGAGCAGAAGGCGCAGATCTTCCTCGCCTTGCTGGGCAAGCGGTTCGGGGTGCGGCCGACGGGATGGCGGGAGGCGGCGGGTGGCTACGGCCGGGCGAACGTCTACCGTTCGGCAGCCGACATCACCGGGCCCGAGTCCCTGGCCAAGGTGCGGGCGCACAAGCAGGAGATGAAGGCCGCCGCCAAGGCCGCGAAGACCGCGAAGACCGCCAAGGCCACCGAGGCCGCCAAGACCGAGGGCGGCTCCTGA
- a CDS encoding VOC family protein, which yields MLEFPEGAPCWVDAMFRDVEGAKTFYGDVLGWTFGESSSEYGNYTQAYSDGKAVAAVVPPMPGVDAPSQWCLYFASPDAAATAGKVTENGGEVLMGPMQVGPFGTMLIAKEPSGAVFGVWQPGDHRGFEKAGEAGSYAWAEVFTREPDKPDAFLTKVFPYSAQQMDPGDDPETADMDFKVFNVGDPGRPVLGRMKMGDDFPPEVPPYIQVYFGVPDCDEAVSKTQKHGGKLHFGPMDSPFGRFAAVSDPQGAAFAVIDMSTTVGEMPTFG from the coding sequence ATGCTTGAGTTCCCCGAAGGCGCGCCGTGCTGGGTGGACGCGATGTTCAGGGACGTGGAGGGTGCCAAGACCTTCTACGGCGACGTGCTCGGCTGGACCTTCGGCGAGTCCAGCAGCGAGTACGGCAACTACACGCAGGCCTACTCGGACGGCAAGGCCGTCGCGGCCGTCGTACCGCCGATGCCCGGGGTGGACGCCCCCTCGCAGTGGTGCCTGTATTTCGCCTCCCCCGACGCGGCGGCCACGGCCGGGAAGGTGACGGAGAACGGCGGCGAGGTCCTGATGGGGCCGATGCAGGTCGGCCCCTTCGGCACGATGCTGATCGCGAAGGAGCCGAGCGGCGCCGTCTTCGGCGTCTGGCAGCCCGGCGACCACCGGGGCTTCGAGAAGGCGGGCGAGGCGGGTTCCTACGCCTGGGCGGAGGTCTTCACCAGGGAGCCGGACAAGCCGGACGCCTTCCTGACGAAGGTCTTCCCGTACAGCGCCCAGCAGATGGACCCCGGCGACGACCCGGAGACGGCCGACATGGACTTCAAGGTCTTCAACGTCGGCGACCCGGGACGGCCGGTGCTGGGCCGGATGAAGATGGGCGACGACTTCCCCCCGGAGGTGCCGCCGTACATCCAGGTCTACTTCGGGGTCCCGGACTGCGACGAGGCGGTGTCGAAGACGCAGAAGCACGGCGGGAAGCTGCACTTCGGGCCGATGGACAGCCCCTTCGGCCGGTTCGCGGCGGTCTCCGACCCGCAGGGCGCCGCCTTCGCGGTGATCGACATGTCGACGACGGTCGGGGAGATGCCGACCTTCGGCTGA
- a CDS encoding poly-gamma-glutamate hydrolase family protein: protein MSQSHTSRRTVLTSLVAAAAGGPLLTGLTATPAAAAGGDTYNSNSDLYAKTVEGEDFARRFKRHEVSDHDRATTPRPRLTTVLAIHGGGIEMGTSELCLGIAGYRPDTLAPVTAGAPVYDYWMLEGMRPSNNGELHVTASHCDDPVARSMAAGSANVLSLHGCTAAQAGAPTIRPEAVVVGGLNTRFRQLLSAKLGNAGFQVLGNDPEDLNGDLPANICNRTLTGEGGGQLEMTTELRRSLFGTFSGASNRAATANADFWKFANACRDAIAAMEAEQLARKSLFDH, encoded by the coding sequence ATGTCCCAGTCCCACACCAGTCGCAGGACCGTCCTCACCTCCCTCGTGGCGGCAGCCGCGGGCGGCCCGCTGCTGACCGGACTCACCGCGACTCCGGCCGCCGCCGCCGGAGGCGACACGTACAACTCGAACTCGGACCTGTACGCGAAGACGGTCGAGGGCGAGGACTTCGCCCGCCGCTTCAAGCGGCACGAGGTCTCCGACCACGACAGGGCCACCACGCCCCGCCCCCGTCTGACCACCGTGCTGGCCATCCACGGCGGCGGAATCGAGATGGGCACGTCCGAACTCTGCCTGGGCATAGCGGGCTACCGGCCCGACACGCTCGCCCCCGTGACGGCGGGCGCCCCGGTGTACGACTACTGGATGCTCGAAGGCATGCGCCCCTCCAACAACGGCGAGCTGCACGTCACCGCCTCGCACTGCGACGACCCGGTCGCCCGTTCCATGGCCGCCGGCAGCGCCAACGTCCTCAGCCTGCACGGCTGCACCGCAGCGCAAGCCGGCGCTCCCACCATCCGGCCCGAGGCGGTCGTGGTCGGCGGGCTCAACACCCGCTTCCGCCAACTGCTGTCCGCGAAGCTGGGCAACGCCGGCTTCCAGGTGCTCGGCAACGACCCGGAGGACCTCAACGGCGACCTCCCGGCGAACATCTGCAACCGCACCCTGACGGGCGAGGGCGGCGGCCAGCTGGAGATGACCACGGAGCTCCGCCGGAGCCTCTTCGGCACCTTCTCCGGTGCGAGCAACCGTGCGGCCACCGCCAACGCGGACTTCTGGAAGTTCGCCAACGCCTGCCGTGACGCCATCGCGGCCATGGAGGCGGAGCAGTTGGCCCGCAAGAGCCTCTTCGACCACTGA
- a CDS encoding phosphorothioated DNA-binding restriction endonuclease: MDWLERTATLRQWTRGGARAPHKPLLLLYALGRFQQDADGGLLYSAVEEDLKRLLAEYGPPHRTTPAYPFHHLAGDGVWEVRTDRGPGSPGPAVRELRAAGAVGRLAPELRAALRREPSLLGRMARVLLDLHFPPSLHGELCEAIGLEPEPAETGVLSPARRQRDRRMRELVLTAYEYQCAFCGYDGRIGTVPVGLEAAHVRWWAFDGPDEVDNGLCLCALHHKLFDKGVLGVGDGHRILVSQRFIGHSPAARAHVIALAGRPLIGPQPGVRPVAAHHRSWHTSQVFHGTPRPDADPPRSGSRAVRAEPGPSDAWRNSREMTRTLPANSRSGPPA; encoded by the coding sequence ATGGACTGGCTGGAGCGGACCGCGACGCTGAGGCAGTGGACCAGAGGCGGGGCGCGCGCTCCCCACAAACCGCTGCTCCTCCTCTACGCCCTCGGCAGGTTCCAGCAGGATGCCGACGGCGGACTGCTCTACAGCGCGGTGGAGGAGGACCTGAAGCGGCTGCTGGCCGAGTACGGCCCGCCCCACAGGACGACGCCCGCCTACCCCTTCCACCACCTGGCCGGCGACGGCGTGTGGGAGGTCCGCACCGACCGCGGGCCCGGCAGCCCCGGACCAGCGGTGCGGGAGCTGCGGGCGGCCGGGGCGGTCGGGCGGCTGGCGCCGGAACTGCGGGCGGCACTGCGGCGGGAGCCGTCACTGCTGGGCCGGATGGCGCGCGTACTGCTCGACCTGCACTTCCCGCCCTCCCTGCACGGCGAACTGTGCGAAGCGATCGGCCTGGAGCCGGAGCCGGCGGAGACCGGAGTGCTGTCTCCGGCGCGGCGGCAAAGGGACCGGCGGATGCGGGAGCTGGTGCTGACGGCCTACGAGTACCAGTGCGCCTTCTGCGGCTACGACGGGCGGATCGGGACGGTTCCGGTCGGGCTGGAGGCCGCGCACGTGCGCTGGTGGGCGTTCGACGGCCCCGACGAGGTCGACAACGGCCTGTGCCTGTGCGCGCTGCACCACAAGCTCTTCGACAAGGGCGTCCTCGGGGTCGGCGACGGCCACCGCATCCTCGTCTCGCAGCGCTTCATCGGACACAGCCCCGCCGCCCGCGCGCACGTCATAGCACTCGCGGGCCGTCCACTCATCGGCCCGCAGCCGGGCGTCCGCCCCGTGGCGGCGCACCACCGCTCCTGGCACACCAGCCAGGTCTTCCACGGCACCCCGCGCCCGGACGCAGACCCCCCACGAAGCGGTTCCCGCGCGGTACGCGCCGAACCGGGTCCGTCCGATGCCTGGCGCAACTCCCGGGAGATGACGAGGACACTGCCGGCGAACTCCCGGTCCGGGCCGCCCGCCTGA
- a CDS encoding PIN domain nuclease: MNAALYLMDTSALARFLRGDAEQYGWDQAAAAGLIATCPITELEFFYSARSAADRARGIEDVRLIFGWVPVDDRAYDRAWQVQEALTKQGKHRSAGAVDLVVAATAELQGLTLLHRDHDFECIAAVTGQPLQWYGPESRK, from the coding sequence GTGAACGCTGCTCTCTACCTGATGGACACCAGCGCCCTCGCCCGCTTCCTGCGGGGCGACGCGGAGCAGTACGGCTGGGACCAGGCAGCAGCAGCCGGCCTGATCGCCACATGCCCCATCACGGAGCTGGAGTTCTTCTACAGCGCCCGATCGGCCGCCGACAGAGCGCGGGGCATCGAGGACGTCCGGCTGATCTTCGGCTGGGTCCCGGTCGACGACCGGGCCTATGACCGGGCCTGGCAGGTACAGGAGGCCCTCACGAAACAGGGCAAGCACCGCAGCGCTGGTGCAGTCGATCTCGTCGTCGCCGCAACCGCCGAGTTGCAGGGCCTCACCCTCCTGCACCGTGACCACGACTTCGAGTGCATCGCCGCGGTCACCGGCCAACCCCTCCAGTGGTACGGCCCGGAGAGCCGCAAGTAG
- a CDS encoding type II toxin-antitoxin system VapB family antitoxin has product MSRTVIDLDDELVADVAKALGTSTKKETVNTALREVLENRRRALALTRLRAAADEGAFDLTLFEEKRNYRR; this is encoded by the coding sequence ATGAGTCGCACGGTGATCGACCTCGATGACGAGCTGGTCGCGGACGTGGCCAAGGCTCTGGGGACCAGTACCAAGAAGGAGACGGTCAACACGGCCCTGCGCGAGGTACTGGAGAACAGGCGGCGCGCGCTGGCCTTGACCCGCCTGCGCGCCGCGGCCGACGAAGGCGCGTTCGACCTGACGCTGTTCGAGGAAAAGAGGAACTACCGACGGTGA